From Aedes albopictus strain Foshan chromosome 1, AalbF5, whole genome shotgun sequence, one genomic window encodes:
- the LOC134285508 gene encoding uncharacterized protein LOC134285508, translating into MAICSTFFQHILPYRCTLKSPQQTESQINHVLIDGRHFADIIDVRTYRGANIDTDHCLMMVKLRPTLSVINNVRYRRPPRYNLERLKQPDVASAYSQNLEAALPDEGELDEAPLEDCWSTVKAAINDAAESTIGYVERNRRNEWFDEECRTVLEEKNAARAVMLQQGTRQNVERYKQKRKQQTRLFREKKRRLEEAECEEMELLCRSQETRKFYQKLNASRNDFVPRAEICRDKDGDLLTDGREVIERWKPNFVQHLNGVENVGTGAHGNGRNDDASAAEDGNEPTPTLREVKDAIHQLKTNKAAGKDGIAAELIKVGPEKLATCLYRLIVRIWETEQLPKEWKEGVICPIHKKGDHLECENFRAITILNAAYKVLSQIISRHLSPKTNEFVGSYQAGFIDGRQRARSLPYGKSSRNAVSTRSQRITCSSTSKRHTTVSTAQSYGESWTKTMWASWPSG; encoded by the coding sequence atggccatatgcagcaccttttttcaacacatcCTCCCTTATCGTTGCACCTtgaaatcaccacagcagacggaatctcaaatcaaccacgttctgattgacggacggcacttcgccgacattatcgacgtcagaacctatcgtggcgccaacatcgacaccGACCACTGCCtaatgatggtcaaactgcgcccaacactctccgtcatcaacaatgtacggtaccggcgaccgccacggtacaacctagagcgactgaagcaaccggatgtcgcctcagcatactcgcagaatctcgaagccgcgttgccagacgagggcgagctcgatgaggcccctctagaggactgctggagtacagtgaaagcagccatcaacgacgcagccgagagcaccatcgggtacgtggaacggaatcgacggaacgaatggttcgacgaagagtgcagaacggttttggaggagaagaacgcagcgagggcggtaatgctgcagcaagggactcgacagaacgtggaacgttacaaacagaagcggaaacagcagacccgcctctttcgggagaaaaagcgccgcctggaagaagcggagtgtgaagaaatggaactgctgtgccgttcccaagaaacaaggaagttctatcagaagctcaacgcatcccgcaacgacttcgtgccgcgagccgaaatatgcagggataaagacggagacctcttgacggacggacgtgaggtgatcgaaaggtggaagccgaATTTCgttcagcacctgaacggcgtggagaacgtaggcacgggagcccacggcaacggaagaaacgacgacgccagtgcagcagaggacggaaatgaaccaactcccacgctgagggaagttaaggatgccattcaccagctcaaaaccaacaaagcagctggtaaggatggtatcgcagctgaactcatcaaggtgggcccagaaaagttggccacctgtctgtatcggctgatagtcaggatctgggaaaccgaacagctaccgaaggagtggaaggaaggggtaatctgccccattcacaagaaaggcgaccatttggaatgtgagaactttagggcgatcactattttgaatgctgcctacaaagtgctatcccagatcatatcccgtcatctgtcacctaaaacgaatgagttcgtgggaagttatcaggctggcttcatcgacggtcgacaacgggccagatctttaccgtacggcaaatcctccagaaatgccgtgagtaccaggtcccaacgcatcacctgttcatcgacttcaaagcggcatacgacagtatcgaccgcgcagagctatggagaatcatggacgaaaactatgtgggcttcgtggccgagcggttag